The Geotalea uraniireducens Rf4 genome window below encodes:
- a CDS encoding DUF6036 family nucleotidyltransferase, with protein MIYRLDKNQLLDILEEWNRFLKRKVHLIACGGTAMTLLGVKPSTKDVDFMTPNIQEYEYLTKQLRVLGYEAMTGSGWKRSGEIFQFDIFRGNSIHTTGLLASPLEKGRHTVFKEYSSLYIGILNEYDLISSKLMRGTRVDFEDCLSLAEARIAHINIDRLVEHFYEMVSYDIAEDRLKPHIQHFIELLREKGLYD; from the coding sequence ATGATATATAGGCTAGACAAAAACCAGCTTCTTGACATTCTGGAAGAATGGAACCGCTTCCTCAAGCGTAAAGTTCACCTGATTGCTTGCGGTGGAACTGCCATGACATTGCTGGGAGTCAAGCCATCGACAAAAGACGTCGATTTCATGACCCCCAACATACAAGAGTATGAGTACCTGACGAAACAGCTAAGGGTATTGGGCTATGAAGCAATGACCGGTTCCGGCTGGAAACGCTCCGGTGAAATATTCCAGTTCGACATCTTTCGCGGAAATTCCATTCACACGACGGGGTTGCTGGCATCTCCGCTGGAAAAAGGAAGGCATACAGTCTTCAAGGAATACTCATCCCTGTATATTGGCATTTTGAACGAGTATGATCTGATTTCCAGCAAGTTGATGCGTGGAACCAGGGTTGATTTTGAGGATTGTCTGAGCCTGGCTGAAGCCCGCATAGCACATATTAACATAGATAGGCTTGTCGAACACTTCTATGAAATGGTCAGCTATGACATTGCAGAAGACCGGCTGAAACCACACATTCAGCACTTCATTGAGTTACTGCGGGAGAAAGGCCTTTATGACTGA
- a CDS encoding 50S ribosomal protein L32, with protein MGSRRRAKDTRWNLASLALTICPNCGEPREKSRR; from the coding sequence ATAGGCTCAAGACGAAGGGCTAAGGACACAAGGTGGAACCTTGCGTCGTTAGCCCTTACTATTTGCCCGAACTGCGGAGAGCCCCGTGAAAAATCAAGACGTTGA
- a CDS encoding glutamate synthase-related protein codes for MKNQDVDPSGLMPVERDACAIICYINKAAQPTHGNLQRTIDALVKMGHRAGEINGEGDGCGVLTDIPRLLWREILAGTEHPPVLADAPGFAVGHLLIPKNELETDPALQEKIIRRISDAGIRLLVERPGPVRSMVLSANARQGEPLFWQIALLCPEPAKAPELLFDLQVAIEEDFPVHVASLSTDVAAYKVHGAPELLPRYYPELKRREFLSSITIGHSRYSTNTLPTVLRAQPFSLLGHNGEINTIARLREEARMLGIVLPSGGSDSQDLNRTLEGLMFRYGLTLFEAMEMVFPPIFSEMERMSPELQSMYDWFRRFLTASAQGPAAIIARHRRQCVFSVDAMGLRPLWFGETEKELFVSSELGVVPHEEILADPKPLAPGEKIGIMVAAGKSVQVLDHSQLRQDIYGRFRKRTNLTAHARSLARGDSLGEAEPSREWGKSRKLLLENLMSALAWKSTDVQSLREMARSGQDPIASLGYDGPLAALSLSRQNLSDYFKEQVAVVTNPAIDRERESEHFSIRVYLGSRPSLSGPVAAGVELAVPLLPGGRRGDGVGSDTDLAREFGTCTIEALMGRFRGRGSRLISSVMQKGESIHEALQRLTGEAVSAARNGARLLILDDGAAFGPGKSFLDPYLVVAVLHKALKEETAASGESLRRRVSLVVRSGALRNLHDLIFALGMGADALCPYLMWELAEAEGNGVRNLLSVLVKGLEKVISTMGTHEIGGYGKYFASIGLCRHLAEIFETPNFCGSGQGGLTLVRLEEENRGRSSVARSREKQPVPVQFRLYPRIWKMVSAVAKMEETYADLSRLIRQLEGENPLAIRHLIDFRFQEELTVDPEEVDTTVGGHDLPILFSAMSFGSQGETPFRIYAEAARRLNIVCMNGEGGEIADMLGRYRQNRGQQIASGRFGVNMEFLNSANILEIKVGQGAKPGEGGHLPGFKVTEKIAAARHATPGVSLISPSNNHDIYSIEDLAQIIEELRTANPQARISVKVPAVAGIATIALGIAKAGADIITISGYDGGTGAARRHAIKFVGLPAEIGVAEAHRALVAAGMRHKVEIWADGGARTGRDVLKLMLLGANRVGFGTMAMVIIGCTVCRGCHLGTCHVGIASQIETTAEAEAKGLKRFVPRVLENGVIYETTFFRGMAREIRILTAKLGFKRTQDLVGRADLLFQDRGLDQLDLTDLLAPARSGEAGRVESKVRIIRKPLNYLTSLISNLVSEAFAEGEERVRYDDSDASSSDRAIGTHLAGAMVRGLQDGRLSGEEKALLHFQRDSIPGNGLAAFNIPHINIRVEGGAQDGVGKSARGGKIVILKGENRNGVRVGGSVGKGLAYGAQGGSFIVQGDADSRACIRLSGADVVLGGRILTPLDDSCGNMAGRANLKGFAFEYMTAGRVVVLGDPGPWICSGMTGGTVYCHLDTGMGMTREALRRRIARGAGVEIRDLEEEDVASIEELLLPYHRELLHSHQEEEADRVGNIIAACRNRFVKIVPEKVVLSPKSTE; via the coding sequence GTGAAAAATCAAGACGTTGATCCTTCAGGCCTGATGCCGGTTGAAAGAGATGCCTGTGCCATTATCTGTTACATAAACAAGGCGGCGCAGCCGACCCACGGCAACCTGCAGCGCACCATCGATGCGCTGGTCAAGATGGGGCACCGGGCGGGCGAGATCAACGGTGAGGGTGACGGCTGCGGCGTGCTGACCGACATCCCGCGCCTTCTCTGGCGGGAGATACTGGCCGGGACCGAACATCCTCCCGTGCTTGCCGACGCCCCGGGCTTTGCCGTCGGCCATCTGCTCATTCCGAAAAATGAGCTGGAGACCGACCCTGCGCTCCAGGAGAAAATCATCCGTCGTATCAGCGACGCCGGCATCCGCCTCCTTGTGGAACGCCCCGGCCCGGTGCGGAGCATGGTCCTTTCGGCCAACGCGCGCCAGGGGGAACCGCTCTTCTGGCAGATAGCCCTCCTCTGCCCTGAACCGGCCAAGGCACCGGAACTGCTCTTCGATCTCCAGGTGGCCATAGAGGAGGACTTCCCGGTCCATGTGGCCTCCCTTTCCACGGACGTGGCCGCCTACAAGGTCCACGGGGCGCCGGAACTCCTCCCCCGCTATTATCCCGAATTGAAACGTCGCGAGTTCCTCTCCAGCATCACCATCGGCCATAGCCGCTACTCGACCAACACCCTGCCGACGGTTTTGCGCGCCCAGCCCTTTTCCCTTCTCGGCCACAACGGCGAGATCAACACCATCGCCCGCCTCCGCGAAGAGGCTCGGATGCTGGGCATTGTCCTCCCCTCCGGGGGGAGCGATTCCCAGGACCTCAACCGGACCCTGGAAGGTCTCATGTTCCGCTACGGTCTCACCCTGTTCGAGGCGATGGAAATGGTCTTTCCCCCCATCTTCAGCGAGATGGAGCGGATGTCTCCGGAACTGCAATCCATGTACGACTGGTTCCGCCGTTTCCTTACCGCCTCGGCTCAAGGGCCGGCGGCGATCATCGCCCGGCACCGGCGCCAGTGCGTCTTCAGCGTCGACGCCATGGGGCTTCGGCCGCTCTGGTTCGGCGAGACAGAGAAGGAGCTGTTCGTCTCCTCCGAACTGGGGGTCGTCCCCCACGAGGAAATCCTTGCGGACCCGAAGCCGCTCGCCCCGGGGGAAAAGATAGGCATCATGGTCGCGGCCGGTAAAAGCGTCCAGGTGCTCGACCACAGCCAGTTGCGCCAGGATATCTACGGTCGGTTTCGCAAGCGGACCAATTTGACGGCCCATGCCCGGTCCCTTGCCCGGGGAGATAGCCTGGGAGAGGCTGAACCCTCACGGGAGTGGGGAAAGAGCCGCAAGCTCCTGCTGGAAAATCTCATGTCCGCCCTGGCCTGGAAAAGCACCGATGTGCAGAGCCTGAGGGAAATGGCCAGGAGCGGCCAGGACCCGATCGCCTCCCTCGGCTACGACGGGCCGCTGGCGGCGCTCTCCCTCTCCCGGCAGAACCTCTCCGATTACTTCAAGGAGCAGGTGGCGGTGGTGACCAATCCGGCCATCGACCGCGAGCGGGAGTCGGAACACTTCTCCATCCGCGTTTACCTCGGCTCCCGCCCCTCCCTTTCCGGCCCGGTCGCGGCCGGGGTCGAGCTCGCCGTCCCCCTCCTGCCCGGCGGGCGGCGTGGCGACGGGGTCGGGTCCGATACCGACCTTGCCCGGGAGTTCGGCACCTGTACCATCGAAGCGCTCATGGGGCGCTTCAGGGGGAGGGGGAGCCGCCTCATCTCCTCTGTCATGCAGAAGGGCGAATCGATCCACGAGGCCCTGCAACGCCTGACGGGTGAAGCGGTGTCCGCGGCGCGGAACGGCGCACGGCTCCTCATCCTCGACGACGGCGCAGCCTTCGGCCCGGGAAAGAGCTTTCTCGACCCCTACCTGGTGGTGGCGGTCCTGCACAAGGCGCTCAAGGAGGAAACCGCGGCAAGCGGCGAGTCACTGCGCCGGCGCGTCTCGCTGGTGGTGCGTTCCGGGGCCTTGCGCAACCTCCACGACCTGATCTTCGCCCTCGGCATGGGGGCCGACGCACTCTGCCCCTACCTGATGTGGGAGCTGGCCGAAGCAGAGGGGAATGGCGTCAGAAACCTCCTCTCGGTCCTCGTCAAGGGGCTGGAAAAGGTCATCTCCACCATGGGGACCCACGAAATAGGGGGGTACGGCAAGTACTTCGCCTCCATCGGCCTCTGCCGGCACCTGGCGGAGATCTTCGAAACCCCCAATTTCTGCGGCTCCGGCCAGGGGGGATTGACCCTCGTCCGTCTCGAGGAGGAGAACCGCGGCCGGAGCAGCGTGGCGAGGAGTCGGGAAAAACAGCCGGTGCCGGTCCAGTTCCGCCTCTATCCGCGCATCTGGAAAATGGTGAGCGCCGTGGCGAAGATGGAGGAGACCTATGCCGACCTGTCGCGCCTGATCCGCCAGCTGGAGGGGGAAAATCCCCTGGCCATCCGCCATCTCATCGACTTCCGCTTCCAGGAAGAACTCACTGTCGACCCGGAAGAGGTGGATACAACGGTCGGCGGACACGATCTCCCCATCCTCTTCTCGGCCATGAGCTTCGGTTCCCAGGGGGAGACGCCGTTCCGCATCTATGCCGAGGCTGCCCGCCGTCTCAACATCGTCTGCATGAACGGCGAGGGGGGCGAGATTGCCGACATGCTCGGCCGGTACCGGCAGAACCGCGGCCAGCAGATCGCTTCCGGTCGTTTCGGCGTCAACATGGAGTTCCTCAATTCGGCAAACATCCTTGAGATCAAGGTGGGGCAGGGGGCGAAGCCGGGAGAGGGGGGGCACCTCCCCGGATTCAAGGTGACGGAGAAGATAGCCGCCGCCCGCCACGCCACACCGGGAGTGAGCCTCATCTCCCCCTCCAACAACCATGACATCTATTCCATCGAAGACCTGGCCCAGATCATCGAGGAGCTCCGCACCGCCAATCCCCAGGCGCGCATCTCGGTCAAGGTCCCGGCCGTGGCGGGCATCGCCACCATTGCCCTCGGCATCGCCAAGGCCGGGGCGGACATCATCACCATCAGCGGCTATGACGGCGGAACCGGCGCGGCGCGGCGGCACGCCATCAAGTTCGTCGGACTTCCCGCCGAAATCGGCGTAGCCGAGGCGCACCGGGCGCTGGTTGCGGCCGGCATGCGGCACAAGGTGGAGATCTGGGCGGACGGTGGGGCGCGCACCGGCCGCGACGTGCTGAAGCTCATGCTCCTCGGCGCCAACCGGGTCGGCTTTGGCACCATGGCCATGGTCATCATCGGCTGCACCGTTTGCCGCGGCTGTCATCTCGGCACCTGCCATGTGGGGATCGCCTCCCAGATCGAAACAACAGCGGAGGCCGAAGCAAAGGGGCTCAAGCGCTTCGTGCCGCGGGTGCTGGAAAACGGCGTCATCTACGAAACCACTTTTTTCCGCGGCATGGCGCGGGAGATCCGCATCCTTACCGCCAAGCTCGGTTTCAAGCGGACCCAGGACCTGGTCGGCCGGGCCGACCTCCTCTTCCAGGACCGCGGCCTTGATCAGTTGGATCTGACCGACCTGTTGGCGCCCGCCAGGAGCGGCGAAGCGGGCCGGGTGGAGAGCAAGGTGCGCATCATCCGCAAACCGCTCAACTACCTCACCTCGCTTATCTCCAACCTGGTCAGCGAAGCCTTTGCCGAAGGGGAGGAGCGGGTGCGCTACGATGACAGCGACGCTTCCAGCTCGGACCGGGCCATCGGCACCCATCTGGCGGGAGCCATGGTGCGCGGCCTTCAGGATGGGCGGTTGAGTGGCGAGGAAAAGGCGCTGCTCCATTTCCAGCGCGATTCGATTCCCGGCAACGGTCTGGCTGCCTTCAATATTCCGCACATCAACATCCGCGTCGAAGGCGGGGCCCAGGACGGGGTAGGGAAGTCGGCCCGCGGCGGCAAAATCGTCATCCTCAAGGGGGAAAACCGGAACGGCGTGCGGGTGGGTGGTTCTGTGGGGAAGGGGCTCGCCTACGGCGCCCAGGGGGGCTCTTTCATCGTCCAGGGGGATGCCGACAGCCGCGCCTGCATCCGCCTTTCCGGCGCGGACGTGGTGCTGGGGGGGCGGATACTCACTCCCTTGGACGATTCCTGCGGCAACATGGCGGGACGCGCCAATCTCAAGGGGTTCGCCTTTGAATACATGACCGCCGGCCGGGTCGTGGTTCTCGGCGATCCCGGTCCCTGGATCTGTTCCGGCATGACCGGCGGAACGGTCTACTGCCATCTGGACACCGGGATGGGAATGACCCGCGAAGCCCTGCGCCGCCGCATCGCCAGGGGGGCCGGGGTGGAGATCCGCGACCTGGAAGAGGAGGACGTCGCAAGCATCGAGGAGCTTCTACTCCCCTATCACCGGGAGCTTCTCCACTCCCACCAGGAAGAGGAGGCAGACCGGGTGGGAAATATCATCGCCGCCTGCCGCAACAGGTTCGTCAAGATCGTTCCCGAAAAGGTCGTCCTCTCGCCGAAGAGTACGGAGTAG
- a CDS encoding acetate kinase, with protein sequence MFILTLNCRRFSVQYQLFDWAQKKVLARGAVERVMVGDSFITHKVPGRSVHHFEQECPDHRAAVELILTTLSDGKVGVIDTSGQVTAIGHRVAHGGEKFTSSMLIDDEVLAAINEMVQLAPLHNTPNMAGILAAMEILPDIPHVAIFDTAFHQTMPPAAYIYPLPYEWYEKYGVRRYGFHGQSHLYASKRAADLLGKPAEQCSLITVHTGNGVSLCAIKNGISIDTSMGLTPLEGAMMGTRCGDIDPGIPPFMMRETDMSPHELDMVLNQKSGVIGITGRHTSRRTVLEEARVGDPRCKTALELESYRLKKYIGSYCAVTGPLDAIVFAYGEGWADWPVRGMALQGMEHFGIRLDAERDRLALAGGGEMLISSDDSPVKLFVVPTDEELVFVEDVAAILAGESSDPARFDYSFARSAGE encoded by the coding sequence ATGTTTATTCTGACCCTCAATTGCAGGAGATTTTCCGTCCAGTACCAGCTGTTCGACTGGGCACAGAAGAAGGTCCTCGCCCGGGGCGCCGTCGAAAGGGTGATGGTAGGCGATTCCTTCATTACCCATAAGGTGCCGGGGCGTAGCGTCCACCATTTTGAACAGGAATGTCCCGATCACCGCGCCGCGGTAGAACTGATCCTGACTACCCTTAGCGACGGCAAGGTCGGGGTGATCGACACCTCCGGCCAAGTCACCGCCATCGGCCATCGGGTGGCGCACGGCGGTGAAAAATTCACCAGTTCGATGCTCATCGACGATGAGGTGCTGGCCGCCATCAACGAGATGGTGCAGCTGGCCCCCCTGCACAACACGCCGAATATGGCCGGTATCCTGGCCGCCATGGAGATCCTGCCGGATATCCCGCACGTGGCCATCTTCGATACCGCCTTCCACCAGACCATGCCTCCCGCCGCCTATATCTACCCGCTTCCCTACGAGTGGTACGAAAAATACGGCGTCAGGCGCTACGGCTTTCATGGCCAGTCTCACCTCTACGCCTCGAAACGGGCGGCTGACCTATTGGGCAAGCCGGCAGAGCAGTGCAGCCTGATTACCGTCCATACCGGCAACGGGGTCTCGCTCTGTGCCATAAAGAACGGCATCTCCATCGATACCAGCATGGGGCTCACCCCGCTGGAAGGGGCGATGATGGGGACCCGCTGCGGCGACATAGACCCCGGCATTCCTCCGTTCATGATGCGGGAGACGGACATGTCTCCCCATGAGCTCGACATGGTCCTCAACCAGAAAAGCGGCGTAATCGGCATAACCGGTCGCCATACCAGCCGCCGCACCGTTCTGGAAGAAGCCCGCGTCGGCGATCCCCGCTGCAAGACAGCGCTGGAGCTGGAATCATACCGGTTGAAAAAATACATCGGTTCTTACTGCGCGGTGACAGGGCCGCTCGATGCCATCGTCTTTGCCTATGGCGAGGGGTGGGCGGACTGGCCGGTGCGGGGGATGGCGCTCCAGGGGATGGAGCACTTCGGCATCAGGCTGGATGCCGAGAGGGACCGGCTGGCCCTTGCCGGAGGGGGAGAAATGCTGATCAGCAGCGATGATTCTCCGGTCAAGCTCTTTGTCGTCCCCACCGACGAGGAACTGGTTTTTGTCGAGGATGTGGCCGCCATCCTGGCGGGAGAGAGCAGCGATCCCGCCCGCTTCGATTATTCCTTTGCCCGCTCTGCCGGCGAGTAG
- a CDS encoding peroxiredoxin yields MSLEGKKAPAFDLEGSDGKRHTLAEYAGKTVVIYFYPKDNTPGCTKEACGFRDLHKTLLDRDVTLLGVSRDSLKSHDKFIKDFGLPFVLLSDPETTMMQAYGAFGEKVQYGKKSMGTIRSTVVVGPDGVVVKHWSRVAKAEEHPAAVMEFLQKMHG; encoded by the coding sequence ATGTCACTGGAAGGGAAAAAGGCGCCAGCCTTCGATCTGGAAGGAAGCGATGGGAAAAGGCATACACTCGCGGAATATGCGGGGAAAACGGTCGTCATCTATTTTTATCCGAAGGACAATACACCGGGGTGCACCAAGGAGGCGTGCGGCTTCCGCGACCTGCACAAGACCCTCCTCGACCGGGATGTGACGCTCTTGGGGGTAAGCAGGGACAGCCTGAAGTCCCATGACAAGTTCATCAAGGATTTCGGCCTTCCCTTCGTCCTCCTTTCCGACCCGGAAACGACCATGATGCAGGCCTATGGCGCATTCGGAGAGAAGGTGCAGTACGGCAAGAAGAGCATGGGGACGATTCGCTCCACGGTCGTTGTCGGTCCCGACGGCGTTGTCGTCAAGCACTGGTCCCGGGTAGCCAAGGCTGAAGAGCATCCCGCTGCGGTGATGGAATTTCTGCAAAAGATGCACGGTTGA
- a CDS encoding lipoate--protein ligase family protein, with product MKSAQDTWRLVDTGPLDGAANMAVDEALLAGFVPEKSLPVLRLYGWHPPALSLGRYQQAAEVLDLASCAGEGIQVVRRITGGGVIYHAEELTYSIVCAPGHIPQARTVKESFERLCGFILLTYRKLGLNASFAVEHTHPAVKLGGRADFCFAGKEEYDIIVAGRKIGGNAQRRRKGVIFQHGSIPLQPCVSAALGFLRQAPPDLERSTASLAELGVAVPVEHLKELVAASFRECFNVLLSPDTLTGREQCSAEALRTGKYCRDSWNVSGEG from the coding sequence ATGAAGTCAGCTCAAGACACCTGGCGTCTCGTCGATACGGGGCCGCTTGACGGCGCCGCCAACATGGCCGTTGACGAGGCACTGCTTGCCGGCTTTGTCCCTGAGAAATCTCTGCCGGTCCTCCGTCTCTACGGCTGGCATCCGCCTGCGCTTTCCCTGGGCCGTTACCAGCAGGCAGCCGAAGTGCTCGATCTGGCGAGCTGCGCCGGTGAGGGGATTCAGGTCGTACGGCGCATTACCGGCGGCGGCGTCATTTACCATGCCGAAGAGCTGACTTACAGCATTGTCTGTGCTCCAGGGCACATTCCCCAGGCCCGCACGGTCAAGGAATCCTTCGAGCGCCTCTGCGGCTTTATCCTTCTTACCTACCGCAAACTGGGGCTCAATGCATCCTTTGCCGTCGAGCATACCCATCCGGCTGTGAAGCTCGGGGGGCGTGCGGACTTCTGCTTTGCCGGCAAGGAAGAGTACGACATCATCGTCGCCGGCCGCAAAATCGGGGGGAATGCCCAGCGCCGCAGGAAAGGGGTGATCTTTCAACATGGCTCGATCCCTTTGCAACCATGTGTTTCGGCAGCGCTCGGGTTTCTTCGGCAAGCGCCGCCGGACCTTGAGCGGAGCACTGCCAGCCTGGCAGAACTGGGCGTGGCGGTGCCTGTCGAACATCTGAAGGAACTCGTCGCCGCGTCGTTCAGGGAGTGTTTTAATGTTCTTTTGAGCCCCGATACGCTGACCGGCCGGGAGCAATGCTCCGCAGAAGCGCTTCGAACCGGCAAATATTGCCGGGACTCGTGGAATGTCTCGGGGGAGGGCTGA
- a CDS encoding cytochrome c3 family protein yields the protein MTSGASPASAESITTAHKACNDCHLRGAKLKDMPLNELCLACHPANATDHKLGVVPPILPKGLPLDRENRITCITCHEPHGKGTTGHLLRLEQNILCISCHPV from the coding sequence ATGACAAGCGGTGCAAGCCCGGCGAGTGCAGAGTCAATCACAACAGCGCATAAAGCCTGTAATGACTGCCATCTGCGCGGAGCGAAACTGAAAGATATGCCGTTGAACGAGCTCTGCCTGGCATGTCATCCGGCCAATGCCACCGACCACAAACTTGGCGTTGTCCCCCCCATCCTACCCAAAGGTCTTCCCCTCGACAGGGAAAACCGGATAACCTGCATCACCTGCCACGAACCCCACGGCAAAGGGACCACCGGCCATCTATTGAGGCTGGAGCAGAACATCCTCTGCATTTCCTGCCATCCGGTCTAG
- a CDS encoding CxxxxCH/CxxCH domain c-type cytochrome: protein MNNHCRRKMVSIFLLTVWLVCISITAEAAIQCYECHGSKDSHDYRPVDAPYRNITSGGFEGNHRAHVDKSTDFSECARCHPGSASFSSAHRDGLIKLSANINASPLEAQYKNATSAFLQTANPILGTCTNVNCHFERITPVWGGPRLAYPADCNACHGTPPSGGETGNAGSHTRHNDYYGGVDNCKKCHADHSTFSHATSVGRNLVVTPRDPADVPAGSYSGPLDNYLPSQSKTFGNCVNTYCHSDGSSVATGVVPANASAQWGTTQTCGSCHSVPPAYAAGIKANSHQVPEHAPWSCNKCHAGTTSDGLTITNPAVHANGAYDVSPASPELFTGYGYSSTGGTCTNVGCHFNNASRQWGTTLACDACHDSPPTTPAHLKHFGGTLANAAYGDVRIAQDFSANAPAYIMNCGNCHPMDTSRHRNGAVEVELYNPAAPEGSLKKRNPATASYTPGTDILIDSRGFGYTKGACNNIYCHSYNDWTTPGGVPQSSDCSSYIPPNLETARVYRSMTWESGPLSCSGCHGLAPRSSLPANDGGSGNSHAWIDGEGYENLHNYNMQFDPISCSYCHNDTVKTINSWTRDAKYVATLGDVPVANFAKHVNGTVDVAFDKVNNFPYNTPYSLSSATYDPSTKTCSNVSCHKGQTSVKWGTPYRYYYEIECDRCHKYGYCP from the coding sequence TTGAATAATCATTGTCGGCGAAAAATGGTTTCGATATTCTTATTAACGGTCTGGCTGGTCTGCATATCGATAACGGCAGAGGCGGCGATCCAATGCTATGAATGCCATGGCAGCAAGGATTCGCACGATTACCGCCCCGTCGATGCCCCTTATCGCAACATCACAAGCGGCGGCTTCGAAGGGAATCATCGCGCCCATGTGGACAAAAGCACGGATTTTTCCGAGTGCGCCAGATGTCACCCCGGCAGCGCCTCCTTCAGCTCGGCCCATCGTGACGGGCTGATCAAGCTGTCCGCCAACATCAACGCCTCGCCGCTGGAGGCTCAGTACAAAAACGCTACCTCCGCCTTTCTCCAGACCGCCAACCCGATTCTGGGCACCTGTACCAACGTCAACTGCCATTTCGAGCGGATTACGCCTGTTTGGGGCGGGCCGCGCCTGGCATATCCCGCAGACTGCAATGCCTGTCACGGTACACCGCCCTCCGGCGGCGAGACCGGCAACGCGGGCAGTCATACCCGACACAACGACTATTATGGCGGCGTCGACAACTGTAAAAAATGCCACGCCGATCACAGCACATTTTCCCACGCCACCAGCGTCGGAAGGAATCTGGTCGTTACGCCCCGCGACCCGGCGGATGTCCCTGCCGGGAGCTACAGCGGGCCGTTGGACAACTACCTCCCCAGCCAGTCGAAGACATTCGGCAACTGCGTCAACACTTACTGCCACAGCGACGGATCGTCGGTGGCAACCGGCGTTGTACCTGCCAATGCCTCCGCACAATGGGGAACAACGCAGACATGCGGCAGTTGCCATAGCGTCCCCCCCGCTTATGCAGCCGGCATCAAGGCAAACAGCCATCAGGTCCCCGAACATGCCCCGTGGAGCTGCAACAAATGCCATGCCGGCACGACCTCCGACGGCCTCACCATCACAAACCCTGCTGTTCACGCCAACGGCGCATATGATGTCAGCCCCGCTTCACCGGAACTATTCACCGGTTACGGCTACTCTTCAACCGGCGGAACCTGCACTAATGTCGGCTGTCATTTCAACAACGCAAGCCGGCAATGGGGGACCACCCTCGCCTGCGATGCCTGCCATGACAGCCCGCCGACGACCCCGGCGCACCTGAAGCATTTTGGCGGGACGCTGGCTAACGCGGCATACGGAGATGTGCGGATCGCCCAGGACTTCAGCGCCAATGCCCCCGCATACATCATGAACTGCGGCAACTGCCATCCCATGGACACGTCAAGGCACCGGAACGGGGCGGTGGAGGTAGAACTGTACAATCCGGCGGCGCCGGAAGGTTCGCTCAAAAAGAGAAATCCCGCGACCGCCTCGTACACTCCCGGAACGGATATTCTTATTGACAGCAGGGGCTTCGGTTACACCAAAGGCGCCTGCAACAACATCTATTGCCACAGTTACAACGACTGGACAACACCGGGAGGGGTGCCGCAGTCAAGCGACTGCTCATCGTACATCCCCCCCAATCTTGAAACTGCGAGGGTGTACAGGAGCATGACCTGGGAATCCGGGCCGCTCTCCTGTTCGGGCTGCCATGGCCTGGCGCCACGCTCATCCCTGCCGGCCAATGACGGCGGATCGGGCAACAGCCACGCATGGATCGATGGCGAAGGCTACGAGAACCTGCATAACTACAACATGCAATTCGACCCGATCAGTTGCAGCTACTGCCACAACGATACGGTAAAAACCATCAATAGCTGGACGCGTGACGCGAAGTACGTGGCAACCCTTGGCGATGTCCCCGTCGCCAATTTCGCAAAACATGTCAACGGCACGGTCGATGTGGCATTCGACAAGGTCAACAACTTCCCATACAATACACCTTACAGCCTATCCTCAGCGACATACGATCCGTCAACAAAAACCTGCTCCAACGTCTCTTGTCATAAGGGGCAAACCTCGGTAAAATGGGGGACGCCGTACCGGTATTACTATGAGATCGAATGCGACAGGTGCCACAAGTATGGGTATTGCCCCTGA